The Sphingomonas sp. OV641 DNA window GCTCAGCTAAAGGTGACGCGGGGTGGAGCAGCCCGGTAGCTCGTCAGGCTCATAACCTGAAGGTCACAGGTTCAAATCCTGTCCCCGCAACCACCTCAAACTGCGTTTCCCCAACCCTGCCTTTGGCGGGGTTTTTTGCGTTTTGGCCCTGCGTCTTGTTTCCCGATGCGGCTGTCAGGATGCCGGCGAGGTCGCCTTCCACATCCACGACCAGCGCGTCAGAACGATCGCCGAGATGAGTGGGCGCAGGATTTCCGTCGCCGCGTCCGTGGCGCGGACGTTTGGTAAACTCGGCGGACGCCATGCCGCCGAGGCTGTTGTGCGGACGCACGGTGCTGTAGTCCGTCCGCCATGGCTTGATGATCCGCCTTGCCGCAGCGAGCGAGGGGAACAGGTCGGGTGCGGTTGGCTTCGACGCACTGCGTATCTCGCGTCGATGTTTGTGCGAGTCCCGCGCCGTGTCACACTCCGCCCTCAGGGGCTAAAACGGCCTTCAGGATTGCCCGAGATGCCGCCGGTTATCCCCCGCTAAATCGATCCGCCAATACACGGGGCCCGTCGGCGCTCCCGAGCACATATCGGCATCTGGCTGAGCGTGAGAACCGTTGCCAGTCGTCAGCTCTGAACCACCCATCTGTCGGCATCGATCGCGGCCGATGATAGCGACAATTGCTCGATCAACCACAAGGTCGCGGGATCGCGCGCGCTATGCTCGTGCCAGAGCACCCAATAATCGAAGCCACCGATCTCCGCCGGCGCGTCCAGACAGGCGAAGTGCTGCGCGGTGGCGAACTGCCGTGCAGCGCGGGTGGGGATGGTCAGGATCGCGTCGGAGGTGCCGATCAGGTCCGAAGCGGCGTAGAAATACGGCAGCCGGGCAACCACGCGCCGCTCGTCAGCCCGATCGCCCAGGCATTGGTGCACATGGTCGACGGCCGGGTCGCCGATGCTGATGCCGATATGCGGCCAGCGGAGATAATCATCCAGCGGCACCGGCCCGTCCTGATGGTGCCTGGCGAGGGGATGATCCGCGCGGACGATCACCGACTGGCTTTCGCGAAACAGGTGGCGTGAATGGGTCGCCGACAAGTCCGGCGCGAACCCGTATACGATCAGGTCTAGATGGCCCGCCGCGCACTTGCGGACCATGTCCGACGTGAAGGGCGTGATTTCGATCCGGCAATCGGGGGCATAATGCCGGATGGTTGGAAGCACCGGCGCGATTACTGACAGCACGCCATAATCCGTCGCTGCGATCCGGAACACGCGCTTGATCTGGTCTGGCGTGAAGCGCGCCGGCTCCAGCACGCTGGAGGTCAGCGCCAGCCACTTCTCCAGCGGTCGGGCAAGCTCCACCGCGCGTGACGTCGGCGTCATGGCTGCTCCCGAGCGGACCAGCAGCGGATCGCCGACCTGACGTCGCAGCTCGCTAAGCGCCCGGCTAACGGTGGGCTGGCTGATCCCAAGCTGCTGCGCCGCCCGGCTGACGCTTCTGGTCTGAAGCAGCATGTGAAGCACGACCAGCAGGTTGAGATCGAAGTGCTTGATCGGACCACCCCTATTGAGAGTGGCTTGCATTAGCGTTGCGTAATCAGCGGCGCAAGGTCGCAGGTTCGCGCCCAAGGACCCACGCTTCGTCCTGCCGATGAGGCAGCGCAGCCGTGCTGCAACCTGGGTGAAATCAAACCTACGTTACCCCGTCACAATCCTCCTCGAGAGCCCTCGCGCACCGGTCCTTCTACCTACGACCGAATATTTGCGACTAAGTCCTGAATGGGGGGAAACATGCGTAAGTCTCTTTTGGTCGGCGGCGTTGCCGCCGCCGCGCTTTGCACGCTGTCCGGGGGGACGGCATGGGCGCAGAGCGCTGCCGAAAGCACGACGCCGACAGCAGGCAATGTCACCATCGACCGCACGACCGATGGTACTGGCGAAGATGCGGGCGCAGGGTCCGAAATCATCGTCACCGGCACCGCGCGCGCACAGCGCCGCTTTGACGCCTCCTACGCGATCAATACGCTGAACCAGGCGGAGATCGAAAAGATCGCGCCGGTGAACTTCGCCGATCTGATCGGCCAGCTGCCCGGCTTCCAGACGGAGATTACCGGCGGCGAGGTGCAGAACATCTATCGCATCCGCGGCCTGCCGAACGATGGCGGCTTTGTCTCCTTCCAGCAGGATGGCCTGCCGCTGTTCCATGAGAATGACGGCGTCTTCTTCCGCGGCGATGCGATCCTGAAGCAGGATCTGATGACCCAGCGGCTGGAGGTGGTGCGCGGCGGCCCTGCGCCGGTCTTCTCCAGCTATTCGGGCGCGATCATCAACGCCATCACGCGCGAAGGCAGCGCCACGCCGAAGGGCGGCGCGCAGGTCACGCTGGGCGACACCGGCCTTTACCGCCTGGATGCCTTCCAGTCGGGCCCGCTCGGCAAGGACACGTATTATGCCATTGGCGGCTTCATTCGCCATCATGACGGCTATCGCGACAACGGCTTTCCCAATGATCGCGGCGGCCAGATCCGCGCCAACATCCGCCACGATCTGGACAATGGCTTTGTCAAGCTGAGCGCCAATTACGTCAACGACAAGAACGTCTTCTACCTGCCGATCCCGATCGCCGATCCGCGCGATCCGTCGGTTAGCCTCGATCCGTACATTGATTATTTCACCGGCACGATGAACTCGCCGGCGTTCCGCAACGTCACCATCCCCTTCCGCAACGGGCAGGGCCAGACGGAAAGCCGCACCACCGATCTGTCGGACGGCCGCTACATGCGGATGTTCAACATCGGCGCGCAATATGAAGGTGATTTCGACGGCTGGCTGGTCTCGGCGAAGGCCGGCTACACTGAGGGCAAGAACCGCTTCACCGCTTTCTATTCGACCACCAATCCGGCCGATGCGGCCAGCTTCGCCGCGGGCTATCTCGCCCGCGCGACGACGGCGTTCGGCCCGGTCGCCTCGTTCGGCTACACGCTGGCTGGCACCAACACGGTCTATGACCCGTCCACCGCCTCCGGCCTCGTCATGCAGGGCCAGTATCGCGACATCGCGTCCGATTTCTATTCGGCGCAGGCCAATCTGTCCGTCGCGAAGCGGCTCGAGACGGGGTTGGGCAGCCATGACCTCACGCTCGGGCTCTACGGCAGCCTTTATGGGCAGGACCGTTTCTACGCCTATCAGAACTATCTGATCGAGGTCGCGGGAACGCCGCGCACGCTCGATCTGGTGGCGTACAATGCTGCCGGGACGGAGATCGGCCGCGTCACCGACAATGGCGTGCTGAATTACGCCGCAACGCTCAACCAGGGCGATTCCGACGCCTCCATGTTCGCGATCTACGCCAACGACACGTGGGAAATCGTGGACGGGCTGCGGATCGATGCCGGCATCCGGCACGAACGCTATGATTACCAGGGCTGGGGTGCGTTGACCGACCAGGTCAATCTGGGCGACTCCACCACTCTGGCGGACGATGCGACCCGCGGCTTCACCGGCGTGATCGTCGATCGCGACCTGAAGACGGAGGCGACCAACTGGACGGTCGGCGCCAATTACGACTTCAGCAACAATGTCGGCATCTACGCCCGCGCATCGCACCTCGAAACGCCGCCCAACGTTCAGTCTGCGATGGATGTGAACCCTAATCCGGTCTACATCACCACCATTGCCGATCAGTATGAGGTCGGCCTGAAGCTGGCGAGCGGCCGCTCCTACCTCTACGCAACCGGCTTCTATTCGAACTTCGATCCGCTCAACGCCTCGTTCCTGGCGTTTGACCCCACGACCGGCCGCAACGACGTGAACGTGCCCTTCATCGGCGAAGCGCAGATCCTGGGCGTCGAGCTGGACGGTGCGCTGGCGCTGACGCGCTGGTTCACGCTGAACGGATCGCTGACCATCAGCGACCCCAAGTATAAGAACTTCGCCAGCACCACCGGCGCCGATCCGGAGCAGGTGGAGGGCAACCAGATCGTCCGCCAGCCCAAGGTATATGGCAATATCCGCCCGTCGTTCGACTTCACGACCGGCGAGACCGACGTCTCGGTCTATGGCCGCTACACCTATATGGGAAAGCGCTTCGTCGATCTTTACAACAACACCGCGCTGCCGGCCTATGGCACGATCGGCGCGGGTGTCACGGTGAACCATGGCCGGTGGAAGCTGCAGGTCGTCGCCGACAATCTGTTCAATGAAAAGGGCCTGACCGAGGGCAATACCCGCACGGACTCGCTCGCTGGGCAGGGGAGCACGGAGGCCATCTACGGTCGCCCGATCTTCGGCCGCAACTTCCGCCTGGTGGTGGGTCTGGACTGGTGATCCGCGCCGGCTTCGCGTGGCAGGCGGCGGCGCTGGTCGCCGCCTGCGCCGTCCCGCCCGGAGTCGCATCGGCCACGCCTGCCGCTGCCGCTCAGGCACCCGTGACGGATGCGGCCTTCGCCGCCCTGTCGCAGCGACTCTTTCCGCTGTTCACGGCGCTCGGCGCTGATCGAGGGGCGACGGAGGCGCTCGCGCGTCAGCCGGCCGTCGCCACGCTGCTCGCTGCTCGCGCTGATCGGGTTGCCAGCTGCCAGCAGGAGCCGGGCTGCGCGGCGCAGGTGCTGGTCTGGCGAGAGGATGAGATCGCTGCGCTGACAAAGGCGTTGCCGGGCAGTCTTCCGGCGTTTGACGACGGTGTCGCCGCGCAGGCGAGGCGGGAGCTTCAGGGCGTCAACATGATCCTTGGCACCTATGGCCTGGGCGAGGTGCCACCCTATCCGGCGATCGACGGCGCGGGCACCATCAGCCCGGCCGAGCGCCGCGCCTGGCTTCAGGCGGCGCATTGGATGGCGCAGACGCCGCGTGCGGGATCGCTCAACGCCGTTGATCCGTCATTCGATTTCACCCTCGCCTTGCTCGATGGCAGCAACCGCACCGATGCGGTTGCCTTCCTGCCGCTGGACGGCGGGATGAACGCCGCTGCCTTTGCCCGTGCGCGGCGGACGAACTGGGGCGCGTTCCGCTACACGGCGCTGATCGTCACCGGCATCGGCCCGGAGCTTGCGGACATGCCGCTCAGCCCCGGTGGCAAATATCATTTGCGCCTCGCGGCTCAGCAGTTCGCGCGCGGTGACGCTGCGTTCATCATCGTGTCGGGTGGACGGGCGCACCCCTTCAACACCCGCTTTGCCGAGGCGGTCGAGATGCGCCGCGCGTTGATCGAACGCTATGGCATCCCGCCCGACCGGATCGTGATCGACCCGCATGCGCGGCACACGACCACCAACATGCGCAATGCCGCCCGGCTGCTGATCGCGATGGGCGCGCCGTTGACCCAGGACACGCTGGTTGTCTGCAATACGGTCCAGAGCGCCAATATCGGCAGCGCCGCCTTTGTCGATCGGAACCAGCGGGAGCTTGGCTATGCGCCGGGCACGGCCGGCACCCGGCTCAGCCCGACAGCGCTAGAATGGCGGCCTGCCGCTGCTGCCGCGCGGATCGACCCGCGCGATCCGCTCGACCCCTAAGGAGGTGCCTGTGCGCCAGTTGCTCGCCGCCGTCACCGCCGGTCTCGTCGCCCTTCTCCCCCAGCCCGCGTTTGCCTGGGGAGAGCGCGGCCATGCGGTGATCGACACCGCCGCGATCCACGCCATTCCGGCGGACGGCCCTGTCTTTCTGCAAAAGCACGTCGATTATATCGCCGCTTCCGCCTCGCAGCCCGATGGCTGGCGCGGCAATGCGGAAGGCTTCTCGAAGATCGTCGAGGATCCCAATCACGGCTGGTTTCGCGAACAATTCACCTTTCTGAAAACGATCCCGCGCAGCCGCTACGAATTCGTGCTGGCGCTCTACGACCAGCATCTGCGCATCCGGGCGAGCGATCCGGAGACGGCGGCGCGCACCAACGTCCGCTGGACCGGCACTTTGCCCTATGCCGCGATGGAGGCTTACGACCGGATCGTGGTGTGCATGCGCCAGGTGCGCAGGCTTGCTGGCGAGGGGCGCGATCCGGCTTTTGCCGAGCGGAACTGCGCCTTTGATGTGACCCGCCTTGGCCATTATATCGGCGATGCGGCCAACCCGCTGCACATCTCGGTTCATTCCGACGGATGGCGCGGTGAAAATCCCGATGGGTTCACCACCGACCGGAGCGTCCACGGCCGTTTCGAAAGCCGCTTCGTCGACCTGATCGCGCTTACCCCGGCGGACGTGCGTGCCCGCATCGGCGCGCCCGCGCGGCAGACGGGCGACATGTTCGATCATGTCCTGCGCTACGTCGATGCCTCGGGGGACAAGGTGCGGCAGGTCTATACGCTGGAAAAGCGCAGCGGCTTCGCCGACGCCAACGACCGGGACGTGCGCGAGCTGGTGCATGAGCGGATCGCCGCCGGCGCTTCCATGCTGCGCGACATGCTGGTTCGCGCCTGGGTCGAAAGCGCCCGCCCACCCGCGCAGATCACGCCCGCCCCGCTCGATTTCGCCAATCCCGCCTTCAACCCCGCCACGGGCTCGGCGCCAGCCGGTCCCCGCTGAGCCTGTTGGCGAGGGCCCGGTCATGGCGCTCGGCACGGATCACGTCATCATTCACGCGGGCGGCCGCTCGCAGGCGTGTCGGCGGTGGGCTGCCAGGTGGCGAGCAGGGCGCCGTCGCCCGGGTTCTGGAACGCCACCTCCTCCAGCGACACCGCGATCAGGCAGATCGGCCGCTGTTCGCGCCCGCCCGCCTCTCGGCAGCGCACCGGGCTGCCGTCGGGAAAGCGATCCACCCTTCCGGTCAGGCGCAGGTGCAGCCCGCGCCCGGGCGCCACGACATTCTCCGTCATGCGGACGACCGCCTCATATGGCTTGTCGTCGCGGCGCATCTGGCGCGGCGTATCGGCCCTGATCAGCTGGACGATGCCCAGCGTCTGGCCCGGCAGCGTCACCGGTGTCGCATCGGGCGCGGCTGACACGGCCGACGCGGCGGGGCAGGTTTCGCTGGAGGACCAGGGGCGGCCGATCCAGAAGCCTTCCATCGCCTCGATCGCGGCCGAGGGCTCCTGCCACCATTGCGCCACCGGCCAGCTCGTCGGGGCGACATGGATGCGCAGCGCCTCCACGTCCGCATCATAGCGCCAGCGCATCGGGAGCTGGGAGTCGCCGGGCGCCGACCCGTCGCAGCCGAACGGCACGATCAGCTCGAACCGCTTGCCGACCGTCGCGGTGGCCGTCGTCGGCAGCTCGGTACCGGAGGCCGCCGCGTCCGCGGCTGCCGCGCCCAGCGCGATCAGGTCGGATCGGCGCAGCACCTGTTCCACCGGCGGCGGCGCCTCCGCGCTCGGCGTCGGGGCAGGGCGCGGCGGCAGCACCGGGGCCGGTGGCGGAGGAACAGTGCTGCGGCCCAGCAGGAAACCGCCGCCGCCGATCGCGACCATTGCCGTGAGGCCGGCGGCGATGGCCAGCCGGCTGGTGCGAGGGGTCGGCTCAACCATGTGGGAACACTAGCAACATCCGTGCGATGCTTCATAGCGTCAATGCACAGGCTTTGCTGGAGGACATGTGACGGTCGACCAAGCCCTGACGCTTGCGACTTTGGTGGCAGTGGTGGCGGCCCTGATCTGGGATCGGGTGCGCGCCGATGTCGTCGCGCTGACCGGCGCGGCGGTGCTGCTGATCACGGGCGTCATCCGGCCGGTCGAGCTGCAGGGCGCCTTTGCGAGCCCCGCCATTGTCGCGCTCGCCTCGCTGTTCGTCATCGCCTACGCGCTGGAACTGTCCGGCCTGCTCGATCGGGCCATCGCCGGCGGCGTCGCGATGTGCCGCCGCATGGGCGCGGCTGGCCTGTGGCTGTTGCTGGCGGCGATCGGCTGCGGGTCGGCGTTCCTCAATTCAACCCCGATCGTCGTGCTTGGCGCGCCGGTGATCCGGGATATCGCCAAGACGCTTGGCCTTTCCCCCAAAAGATATCTGATGCCGCTGTCGTACATCACCGTGCTCACCGGCTGCTGCACGCTGATCGGCACCTCGACCAATCTACTGGTGGACGACATGGCGCGCGTCGCCGGCCAGCCGCGCTTCGGTTTGTTCGAAATCACGCCGGTCGGCCTGTCGATCGCGCTCGCCGGCGGGCTCTACCTGTTCCTCTTCTCTGGCAAGCTGCTCGATCGAAGCCTCGCCGCCAGCGCGGAGCCGCGCGAGACCGGCGACATCGATGTGCCAAGCGCCCAGGTCGGCCATGCGGAGCTATTCGCCGAACCGCGCCCGTATCAGCCGGCCAAGGCCGCGATCGCCTTTGCCGTGTTCGTCGGCGCCATTGCGATCGCCGCGCTCGAGCTGGCGCCGATCGCCGCCACGGCCTTTGCCGGCGCGGTGCTGCTGATCCTCCTGCGCGTCATTTCGGCGGATGAGGCTTATGGCGGGCTGCGGCCGCAGATCCTGATCCTCATCGCCGGCATGGTGGTGATCGGCATCGCCATGGAGGAAAGCGGCCTCGCCGCCGCCGCCACCAATGCGCTCGTCGGCGCGCTGCACGGGATCAGCCCGCTCGCCGCCCTTATCATTCTGTACGGGTTGACGATGGTGCTGACCGAATTGCTGTCGAACGCGACCGTGGCGGTGCTGGTCACGCCGGTGGCGGTCGCTTTGGCGGAAAGCCTGGGGGTCAGCCCGCGGCCGTTCATCGTGGCGGTGATGATGGCGGGCAGCGCCGCCTTCGCCACGCCGTTCGGCTATCAGACCAACGTGATCGTCTATCAGATGGGCGGCTATCGCTACATGGATTTCGTCCGCGTCGGCCTGCCGCTCAACCTCATCACCTTTGCCGTCGCCATTGCCGCGATACGCACCTTTTTTCCGTTTTGACGGTGCACGGCGGGCAGGTCGACCCGCCACCGAATCCTTTGACAAAGGTGTAACGTGTTATAGGTTCTTCCGAAAAGCGGGAGGATGCCATGGCGATCGACTGGGCAGAGAAGCGCGCTGCGTACAAGCGGGACGGTGTGGTCCATATCCCCGGCCTGCTCGATCGCAACCAGCTCGCCGAAACGCTGAAGGCGTGGGAATGGAGCCTCGCCAACCCCACGCCCGCCAACGCGCCGCTGCTGAAGCGTGATGGCGCGCCCCTGTTCTACAACGATTCGTTCCATCCCCGCGTGCTGGATGGCTATCGCGACATGCTGGATGGCTCGCCCATCCCGGCCGCCTGCGCGCAGCTCTGGGGCACCGATCCGGTCTGGTTCATCTACGAACAGGTGTTCCTGAAAGAAGGCGGCGATACGCGGCGCACGCCCTGGCACCAGGACGGATCCTATATTCCGATGGATGGGGAGGATAACGCCGTCGCCTGGATCACCTTCGATCCGCTGCGCCGGGAGGACAGCCTGGAATTCATCCCCGGTTCGCACCACGGCCCGATGTTCAACACCTCCGCCTTCGATCCGAAGGATGATACGCGCCCGATCGACGATCGCCTGCCGCTGCCGCGATTGCCCGATTTCGAGGCGGAGCGCGATCGTCACGAGATCGTCTCCTGGGCGGTCGAGCCCGGCGACGTCATCTTCTTCCACTTTCGTACCATGCATGGTGGCGCGCCGACACGCCCCGGCCAGCGCCGCCGCACGCTGACGCTGCGCTTCTTCGGCGAGCGGACCCATTATGATCCGAAGGCGGCGAAGTCGCTGCCGAACTTTCCCGACATGGCGACGAAGCTGAAGCCCGGTGAAACGATGCGCGCGCCCGGCTTCCTGCGCCTCCACCCCAAGGAAACCATGCCTCTGCCGGAGGCGGCAATGGCTGGCTGAGCCGGAGGCGACTCAGAACAAGGCTGAGCCGGAGGCGACAACAGAACAAGGCCGAGCCGGAGGCGAAAACAGAACAAGGTCGAGCCGGAGGCGACAACAAAACAAGGAGAGGATGGCGATGAAGGACTTCGGCGGAAAGGTGGCGGTCGTCACCGGCGGGGGCACGGGCATGGGCCGCGAACTGGTGCGCCAACTCGTCGCCGAGGGCGCCAGCGTCGCGATGTGCGATCTGTTTGCCGAAACCATGGCCGAGACGGTGAGCCTGTGCGAGGCGGATGGCGTGCCGCAGGGCGTGCGCATCACCAGCCATGTCGCCGATGTCGGCGACGAGGAACAGGTGAAGCGCTTTGCCGCCGAGGTCGCGCGCGATCACCAGACCGATCACATCCACCTCCTCTTCAACAATGCCGGGATCGGCGGCGGCGGCAGCTTCGTGCTCGACGACCGCGAGGAATGGGATCGCGTGTTCCAGATCTGCTGGTTCGGCGTCTATTATTCCTGCCGCGCCTTTTTCCCGATGCTGGAGCGGGCGAGCGAAGGCCATATCGTCAACACATCAAGCGCTAACGGCTTCTGGGCGGCGCTGATGCCCGGCGTGTCGCAGACCGCGTACAGCGCGGCCAAGTTCGCCGTGAAGGGCTTTACCGAGGCGCTGGTGACGGACCTGCGCAACTATGCCCCGCACATCAAGGCGTCGATCGTCATGCCCGGCGGCGTCGGCACCCCGATCGGCCTCAACTCGCGCCGCGTCCTGTCTGGCGAGATGACGGAGGTTTCCCGTCGCAAGCTGCGCCAGCATCTGAAGATGATCGGTGTCGAGGGCGCGGACGCGATGGACGACACAGCGCTGGAGGCGGCGCAGGCGATGCTGGCGAAGCGTTTCCAGGAACTGGCGCCGACCAGTGCCGCGCGCGCGGCGACGATCATCCTTGATGGCGTGAAGGCCGAACGCTGGCGCATCCTGGTGGGCGAGGATGCCGAGCGGCTCGACCGCCGCGTCCGCGCCGAGCCGGAACGCGCCTATGATCCCGATTTCCTCGCTTACGCCGTGGAATAAGGGCGCGGCGACATCATCATCCCAACGATAGAAGACAATGGAGAGGCACGATGAGCAACAGCGACAGCCAGGAGGCAGTGCTCGACGCGGATCTGGACATCGAGGCGCTGCGCGCGCGCTACAAGGCGGAGCGGGACAAGCGCCTGCGCACCGATGCGGACCGGCAATATAAGGAATTGTCGGGTGATTACGCCCGCTATGCCGAGGAAGATCCTTATGTGGCGCCCGGCTTCACCCGCGAGGCGCTGACGGATTTCGTCGAGGTGGCGGTGATCGGCGGCGGCTTCAGCGGCATGCTGGCGGCCGCGCGCCTGAAGGAGAAAGGCGTCACCGATCTTCGCATCATCGAGGCGGGCGGCGACTTCGGCGGCACCTGGTATTGGAACCGCTACCCCGGCGCGCAATGCGATATCGAAAGCTATTGCTATCTGCCGCTGCTCGAGGAGCTCAATTACCTCCCCAAGGAGAAATACTCCTACGTCACCGAAATCTACGAGCACTGCCAGCGGATCGGGAAGCATTACGATCTCTATCCCATCACCCTGTTCCAGACGCGCGTCACGGAACTTGCCTGGGACGATGCGGACAAGAGCTGGATCATCCGCACCAATCACGGCGATGCGATGCGTGCGCGCTTCGTCGTCTCGGCGCTCGGCACGGCGAGCCGCGCCAAGCTGCCCGGTATTCCCGGAATTGAAAGTTTCGAAGGGCACAGCTTCCACACCAGCCGCTGGGACTATGACTATACCGGCGGCGACACGACCGGAAACCTCTGGAAGCTGGAGGACAAGACCGTCGCGATCATCGGCACTGGCGCCACCGCGATCCAGTGCATCCCCGCGCTCGGCCGGCACGCGAAGAAGCTTTATGTCTTCCAGCGTACGCCGTCCTCCGTCGACACGCGCGGCAACAGGCCGACCGATCCTGAATGGGCCCAATCGCTTGAGCCCGGCTGGCAGCGCGCACGGCGGCACAATTTCGCCGACATCATCGAAGGCCGTCCGTTCGAGCATGATCTCGTCAACGACAATTGGACGTCGATCTTCCGCGAGGTGCAGTCCTTCGTCATCCGCAATGCGAAGAGCATGGGGCCGGA harbors:
- a CDS encoding integrase core domain-containing protein gives rise to the protein MRAECDTARDSHKHRREIRSASKPTAPDLFPSLAAARRIIKPWRTDYSTVRPHNSLGGMASAEFTKRPRHGRGDGNPAPTHLGDRSDALVVDVEGDLAGILTAASGNKTQGQNAKNPAKGRVGETQFEVVAGTGFEPVTFRL
- a CDS encoding LysR family transcriptional regulator, which codes for MQATLNRGGPIKHFDLNLLVVLHMLLQTRSVSRAAQQLGISQPTVSRALSELRRQVGDPLLVRSGAAMTPTSRAVELARPLEKWLALTSSVLEPARFTPDQIKRVFRIAATDYGVLSVIAPVLPTIRHYAPDCRIEITPFTSDMVRKCAAGHLDLIVYGFAPDLSATHSRHLFRESQSVIVRADHPLARHHQDGPVPLDDYLRWPHIGISIGDPAVDHVHQCLGDRADERRVVARLPYFYAASDLIGTSDAILTIPTRAARQFATAQHFACLDAPAEIGGFDYWVLWHEHSARDPATLWLIEQLSLSSAAIDADRWVVQS
- a CDS encoding TonB-dependent receptor → MRKSLLVGGVAAAALCTLSGGTAWAQSAAESTTPTAGNVTIDRTTDGTGEDAGAGSEIIVTGTARAQRRFDASYAINTLNQAEIEKIAPVNFADLIGQLPGFQTEITGGEVQNIYRIRGLPNDGGFVSFQQDGLPLFHENDGVFFRGDAILKQDLMTQRLEVVRGGPAPVFSSYSGAIINAITREGSATPKGGAQVTLGDTGLYRLDAFQSGPLGKDTYYAIGGFIRHHDGYRDNGFPNDRGGQIRANIRHDLDNGFVKLSANYVNDKNVFYLPIPIADPRDPSVSLDPYIDYFTGTMNSPAFRNVTIPFRNGQGQTESRTTDLSDGRYMRMFNIGAQYEGDFDGWLVSAKAGYTEGKNRFTAFYSTTNPADAASFAAGYLARATTAFGPVASFGYTLAGTNTVYDPSTASGLVMQGQYRDIASDFYSAQANLSVAKRLETGLGSHDLTLGLYGSLYGQDRFYAYQNYLIEVAGTPRTLDLVAYNAAGTEIGRVTDNGVLNYAATLNQGDSDASMFAIYANDTWEIVDGLRIDAGIRHERYDYQGWGALTDQVNLGDSTTLADDATRGFTGVIVDRDLKTEATNWTVGANYDFSNNVGIYARASHLETPPNVQSAMDVNPNPVYITTIADQYEVGLKLASGRSYLYATGFYSNFDPLNASFLAFDPTTGRNDVNVPFIGEAQILGVELDGALALTRWFTLNGSLTISDPKYKNFASTTGADPEQVEGNQIVRQPKVYGNIRPSFDFTTGETDVSVYGRYTYMGKRFVDLYNNTALPAYGTIGAGVTVNHGRWKLQVVADNLFNEKGLTEGNTRTDSLAGQGSTEAIYGRPIFGRNFRLVVGLDW
- a CDS encoding YdcF family protein — protein: MIRAGFAWQAAALVAACAVPPGVASATPAAAAQAPVTDAAFAALSQRLFPLFTALGADRGATEALARQPAVATLLAARADRVASCQQEPGCAAQVLVWREDEIAALTKALPGSLPAFDDGVAAQARRELQGVNMILGTYGLGEVPPYPAIDGAGTISPAERRAWLQAAHWMAQTPRAGSLNAVDPSFDFTLALLDGSNRTDAVAFLPLDGGMNAAAFARARRTNWGAFRYTALIVTGIGPELADMPLSPGGKYHLRLAAQQFARGDAAFIIVSGGRAHPFNTRFAEAVEMRRALIERYGIPPDRIVIDPHARHTTTNMRNAARLLIAMGAPLTQDTLVVCNTVQSANIGSAAFVDRNQRELGYAPGTAGTRLSPTALEWRPAAAAARIDPRDPLDP
- a CDS encoding nuclease; the protein is MRQLLAAVTAGLVALLPQPAFAWGERGHAVIDTAAIHAIPADGPVFLQKHVDYIAASASQPDGWRGNAEGFSKIVEDPNHGWFREQFTFLKTIPRSRYEFVLALYDQHLRIRASDPETAARTNVRWTGTLPYAAMEAYDRIVVCMRQVRRLAGEGRDPAFAERNCAFDVTRLGHYIGDAANPLHISVHSDGWRGENPDGFTTDRSVHGRFESRFVDLIALTPADVRARIGAPARQTGDMFDHVLRYVDASGDKVRQVYTLEKRSGFADANDRDVRELVHERIAAGASMLRDMLVRAWVESARPPAQITPAPLDFANPAFNPATGSAPAGPR
- a CDS encoding SLC13 family permease, which gives rise to MTVDQALTLATLVAVVAALIWDRVRADVVALTGAAVLLITGVIRPVELQGAFASPAIVALASLFVIAYALELSGLLDRAIAGGVAMCRRMGAAGLWLLLAAIGCGSAFLNSTPIVVLGAPVIRDIAKTLGLSPKRYLMPLSYITVLTGCCTLIGTSTNLLVDDMARVAGQPRFGLFEITPVGLSIALAGGLYLFLFSGKLLDRSLAASAEPRETGDIDVPSAQVGHAELFAEPRPYQPAKAAIAFAVFVGAIAIAALELAPIAATAFAGAVLLILLRVISADEAYGGLRPQILILIAGMVVIGIAMEESGLAAAATNALVGALHGISPLAALIILYGLTMVLTELLSNATVAVLVTPVAVALAESLGVSPRPFIVAVMMAGSAAFATPFGYQTNVIVYQMGGYRYMDFVRVGLPLNLITFAVAIAAIRTFFPF
- a CDS encoding phytanoyl-CoA dioxygenase family protein yields the protein MAIDWAEKRAAYKRDGVVHIPGLLDRNQLAETLKAWEWSLANPTPANAPLLKRDGAPLFYNDSFHPRVLDGYRDMLDGSPIPAACAQLWGTDPVWFIYEQVFLKEGGDTRRTPWHQDGSYIPMDGEDNAVAWITFDPLRREDSLEFIPGSHHGPMFNTSAFDPKDDTRPIDDRLPLPRLPDFEAERDRHEIVSWAVEPGDVIFFHFRTMHGGAPTRPGQRRRTLTLRFFGERTHYDPKAAKSLPNFPDMATKLKPGETMRAPGFLRLHPKETMPLPEAAMAG
- a CDS encoding SDR family NAD(P)-dependent oxidoreductase codes for the protein MKDFGGKVAVVTGGGTGMGRELVRQLVAEGASVAMCDLFAETMAETVSLCEADGVPQGVRITSHVADVGDEEQVKRFAAEVARDHQTDHIHLLFNNAGIGGGGSFVLDDREEWDRVFQICWFGVYYSCRAFFPMLERASEGHIVNTSSANGFWAALMPGVSQTAYSAAKFAVKGFTEALVTDLRNYAPHIKASIVMPGGVGTPIGLNSRRVLSGEMTEVSRRKLRQHLKMIGVEGADAMDDTALEAAQAMLAKRFQELAPTSAARAATIILDGVKAERWRILVGEDAERLDRRVRAEPERAYDPDFLAYAVE
- a CDS encoding NAD(P)/FAD-dependent oxidoreductase translates to MSNSDSQEAVLDADLDIEALRARYKAERDKRLRTDADRQYKELSGDYARYAEEDPYVAPGFTREALTDFVEVAVIGGGFSGMLAAARLKEKGVTDLRIIEAGGDFGGTWYWNRYPGAQCDIESYCYLPLLEELNYLPKEKYSYVTEIYEHCQRIGKHYDLYPITLFQTRVTELAWDDADKSWIIRTNHGDAMRARFVVSALGTASRAKLPGIPGIESFEGHSFHTSRWDYDYTGGDTTGNLWKLEDKTVAIIGTGATAIQCIPALGRHAKKLYVFQRTPSSVDTRGNRPTDPEWAQSLEPGWQRARRHNFADIIEGRPFEHDLVNDNWTSIFREVQSFVIRNAKSMGPEAAIRHAEVADFRKMNRIRQRVDEVVKDPETAEKLKPWYRQFCKRPTFNDEFLPTFNRPNVELVDVSESKGVERITPKGLVANGREYAVDCIIYASGFEITTSFKRRVGFDIKGRDGVLLHDYWADGYKTLHGFATNGFPNWFYIGVSQNGLSVNMTAMFDDQAQHIAYIIAEARKRGVTEVEPTPEAQDAWVSTIKKLSVVNRAYLESCTPGYYNNEGDLEGGQAGQTYAPGINAFNALLADWRNNGELEGLALRG